GTAAGAGACAGGTTCAGTGGTGAGCGTCCTTCATGAACAGCCCTGATGGCTTTCAGCAGTTCCTCGCGCTTAATATCCTTCAGGAGATAACCCACAGCCCCGGCCTCAATAGCCTGTGTCAAATACTCATCATAGAGAGTCAACATAATGATATTACAGGACGGGAACCTCTCTTTTAAGCGCCTAGTGAGTTCAATCCCGTCAGACCCGGGCATCTTGATATCCATTAAGATTATCTCCGGGGATACTGACTCCACCAGGTTAAAGACTTCTTTAGCGTCAGAGGCTTCACCCACAACTTTCAGGTCACTTTCAAGCTCCAGCATACGGCGCAACCCTTCCCGTACAACCTGGTGGTCATCAACCAGCAAGATCCGGATAGTGTCCATCTATCCTCCCTCCGTCCGGGGGTTAATGGGAAGACTCAAGGTCACGGTACTTCCCATCCCTTCCCTTGTTTTTACCCTTATGTCCCCGCCCAACATCTCCGCCCTCTGTTTCATGCCCAGTAAACCGATATGGCCGACGGAGATGGCGCTATCCAGTGTCTGCGACAGATCAAAACCTTTACCATCATCAGTGATTTCAACCAGAAGCCGATGTTCATTACATTCAAAATTAAGGTCTACTTTAGTAGCATCAGCGTGTTTACGAATATTGTTCAGCGCTTCCTGTACCACACGGTACACAGCGATTTCGACACTTGAGGGCAGCCGCAATGGTATACCCACCTCGCTATAGGTGCATTCTAAACCATCGACTTTCAAATCTTCAAGGCTCTGCCGCAGGGCGTGGCTAAGACCAAGCTCATCTAAAGCGGGCGGACGCAGACCAATCACTACCCGGCGCAACTCTTTCAGGCTCTTGGTGACCGTATTTTCCACCGTCACCAGTTCATTCCGGACCTCGTCGTTACCATTGCGATTACC
This is a stretch of genomic DNA from Dehalococcoidales bacterium. It encodes these proteins:
- a CDS encoding response regulator transcription factor, which gives rise to MDTIRILLVDDHQVVREGLRRMLELESDLKVVGEASDAKEVFNLVESVSPEIILMDIKMPGSDGIELTRRLKERFPSCNIIMLTLYDEYLTQAIEAGAVGYLLKDIKREELLKAIRAVHEGRSPLNLSLTQKRLAELAMPSESQQRANLSERELIILKLIADGITTREISSQLFLSEASVKRSVRIIFEKLGVRNRSEAVSEAYKKELI